The Fulvivirga maritima genome segment GAGCCTGATCAGTCGAGACGAGTACAAAGTTAGTCCCATCCATTATGGCGTAATAGGAGCCATCCAGCCCATCAAATCCAGAACCAGAAATGGTTATTTGAGGTTCTTCCGCATTAAAGCTTTGAGAAGAAGCAGGGAGTAAGTCTACATACCAGCTCGGTATACCGTTGTTGGTGTTAAATGAGAACTGATATAATCCATTATTAACCAATGACCAGTTGATCATGAACACGGTTATATTGTCAAGATTGGGGCCTCCTTCACCCAGCACATGTACATTTTCATAAGTTCCGATTATAGGAGGTAAAGGATCATCCAGAGGTGCTCCAAAAGTACAATTGTTAGCATTGCAATCCGGATCTTCCTCAAGATTGATGGTTGCAGATACTTCGGTACTTAATTCACCATCGCTTACTGTTAGGGTAACGTTAGCAAAATCCAGATCACTGTAAATATGTGAAACTATCACTCCACTGCCTGTGGTGCCATCACCAAAGTCCCAAGTGTAGGTCAATTCATCCCCATTAGGATCATATGTTTCGGAAGCATCAAAGTCAACTTCAGACCCACCGCAGCGGCCATTGTCACTTTCAAATGAAGGAACTGGAGGAAGGTTAATACCAGTATCAGTACCAAAATCCACATCACTGGTAGAATAAAAGGCTTCTGCGCTTAACGATCGTTGCCAAATGGAATAAATGACGTGTTTACCTGTTCTCACTGGTAGTACCACATCTATATTATCTATAGCAGAAGCACTTCTGGGGCCAGTACGTACCAGAAGCTCCAGACTGTTCCATGTCAGTGGCTGATCCGGAGTCCAGTCTGCTTTTGTGATATACACCTCATAATAGAGGGTTTCATGTGGTGCTGTGTTGGTCCAAGTGACAGTAAATGGTCCTGGAGAGACAGGTGTAGCAATCCAGTCATCCCGGACCTGATCTAGCCCTCCATACTTATCTGGTCGACCAGCACTGGCTAGCTGACCATCAGGGATGATTTGCCGATGCATACCATTGGCATCCATTCTGGCTACTTCATTCCAATCATAAAAGGCCTGAGTGCCATATTCTTCAATAGAAGCAATGCAAGCGGGTGAATCAGGGCTTTGCGGATCTTCTTGATAGCAAATCCACACCCGACTAGCAGGAGAGGTGACCGTACCATGCGCTAAAATATATTGCAATGGTAAGGATACGAGAATCAATAGAATAACAGTGAATACGTTTGTAGTAGTTTTCATATTCTGAGGGTTTAGGTGACGTATAATTATCTTAATATAAGATAGTAATATATCGCTTCTTTAAAAAGTGAAAAAGCTAATTTATCTTGCATTGACCTCTTCCTGATTAGAGCGCTGCGGTAGAGTGCAGCCACCAAAAAAATCCTGCTGATGAGTAAATTGAAAGCCCACTCACTGACACCACTAGCTCGCGAAGCGGCAGTAATACACAGGCTATACTATTGGTTCGCGTAAGCACATGTTGGCAAGCCGTGTTTTACCGCGAGTCTATGACTGTAAAAAACAGTAAGAGCTGACAATGCTTATCTTGCTCATGCCAACATCATAACACTTAATAAAAATTCCTATTCCCAATTTGAATTATTCAAGAAGTATATAAATTTGCGCACCTAACGCTTTACCCAAGGCACATGAATAATTCTTCTTCTGATTTAGAGCAATTAAAGGCTTTTTTTAATTCTATAGCGCCTCTTCCTGATGACGTTTTCGCTGAGGTAATCAAATATGTGAAGAAGAAAGCTTATGAAAAGGGTGAAGCTATTCTCAGTTCAGGTCAGATAGAAACTAGGTCAAATTTTGTTCTTAAAGGGGTGGTGATTCAAAGTATTTTTGATGAAGGAATACCCATTACTCTAAATATTACGTCGGCAGGGCTCGCCTTTAACAGCTTAAAAAGCTATCTGGAAAATGTTCCTTCCGAGGAAACTCATGAGGCTATAACACCTGTAGAGGTACTCTATATTTTGAAGTCTGATCTTGAAATGCTAGCAAAGGCCCATCATGAGTTTTGCTATTTTTTGTTCAAGCTCCATGAAGTGATTTTATTAGACCGGGAAAATCGTATGTTTCTGCTTCAGCATAGACAACCAGGTAAAAGGCTTTTTTTGTTTATGCAAAATGTGGAAAGGGCTAATTATATCCTGGCAGAAACCCCTGATAAATATGTGGCTAGCTATCTTAATATGACCCCTCAGCAATACAGCAAGGAGAAAAAGAAATATTACAGGCAGTTGCATAATGATTAGGGAAGGAAAAGATAATTATAGAGAAGAAGGAGACTTCTAAAAGTAGCTTCCTTTGTTATCTGGAGGTAACTTTTTTGTTTTATAAACTTCGTTTTTTTGTTCGCAAATTGAAGCTTTTACAAAAAACGATGAAACCAACTCTTCTATATTTCATTCTTATAATAAGTGCGTTCACAGCGTTTGGTCAAGCTGAAGAAGTGAGTCCTTTCCTTTTGGATTTACAAAGGCCAGGTAAATTGCCGCAATCTTTGGGGCCTTCCCAACAAGCCTATTTTACATCTGAACAAACGGAAATTCATCAGCTAGATAGTTTGATAACTTACGGTTTAGATGAGCCTGATGGCGAATGGGCTATCCCGTTAAACAGACAGGTATTTGAATATAATGAGGAGCATCAGATAATCTCTAAGGAGCTCTGGAATTGGGATGATAGTAGGAGAGAGGAATATCTAGTAAGCAAAACAGCGTATGCATATTATGATGATGGCTCAGTATCTGAAATCATCTATTCTCTAGCAGCTATTGAAGCAGATGGCTGGATGCCGTCAGAACAAGAAATTTATTACTATAAAGAAGATGGTACCTTAAAAGAATCCCTACAAAAGAACTATGATATCACAGAGGGGTGGATGCTAGTCAATAAAACGGTTTATTTTTATGAAAATGGTCATTTAGGAAGTGAAATTATATATGTCCCAGGTCAGGAGCCCGAAGAAATGGTGGCAC includes the following:
- a CDS encoding lytic polysaccharide monooxygenase; amino-acid sequence: MKTTTNVFTVILLILVSLPLQYILAHGTVTSPASRVWICYQEDPQSPDSPACIASIEEYGTQAFYDWNEVARMDANGMHRQIIPDGQLASAGRPDKYGGLDQVRDDWIATPVSPGPFTVTWTNTAPHETLYYEVYITKADWTPDQPLTWNSLELLVRTGPRSASAIDNIDVVLPVRTGKHVIYSIWQRSLSAEAFYSTSDVDFGTDTGINLPPVPSFESDNGRCGGSEVDFDASETYDPNGDELTYTWDFGDGTTGSGVIVSHIYSDLDFANVTLTVSDGELSTEVSATINLEEDPDCNANNCTFGAPLDDPLPPIIGTYENVHVLGEGGPNLDNITVFMINWSLVNNGLYQFSFNTNNGIPSWYVDLLPASSQSFNAEEPQITISGSGFDGLDGSYYAIMDGTNFVLVSTDQAHTIYFSNSSDTPSCDDGSSSARSSNSFNDLTKNITTCGNQSSFDLEASGALKYEMYPNPASTSVAIRANKNLIGSVINITDMSGKYVKSLTIQGNTLNEVIDVSDMKKGLYFIKITSPNTATKSLKLLVE
- a CDS encoding Crp/Fnr family transcriptional regulator, producing MNNSSSDLEQLKAFFNSIAPLPDDVFAEVIKYVKKKAYEKGEAILSSGQIETRSNFVLKGVVIQSIFDEGIPITLNITSAGLAFNSLKSYLENVPSEETHEAITPVEVLYILKSDLEMLAKAHHEFCYFLFKLHEVILLDRENRMFLLQHRQPGKRLFLFMQNVERANYILAETPDKYVASYLNMTPQQYSKEKKKYYRQLHND